Proteins encoded by one window of Phytohabitans houttuyneae:
- a CDS encoding DUF3631 domain-containing protein, translated as MTGPPTPNGTAILDQLHDTLTRYVVLPSPEATDAVVLWIAATHAQPAWAHAPRLVIRAPEKRCGKSRLLDVVEATCRNPLITVNASTAAVYRSIGSDDPPTVLLDEADTVFGPKAGEANEDLRGLLNAGHQRNRPTIRWDHARHRIESIPTFAMAALAGIGAMPDTIEDRAVVVRMRRRAPGETVAPYRQRRDGPALRHLADSLDQWLRPNLARLERAEPDMPLEDRAADTWEPLIAVADLAGDGWPDRGRHAAETLTAERDGDSASSDRIQLLTDCRAVFGDLDAIPTSVLLERLKADPEAPWVDYSGTGLTAMRLGTLLREYGIASQNIRFGPPHGQAKGYRRDDFTDAWHRYCPAPGPVPEYTAAVRHLRSVPGPHLPGLDEMPPPPAKPPLGRLKPSRPQKPSQG; from the coding sequence ATGACCGGGCCACCCACACCGAACGGAACCGCCATCCTTGACCAGCTACACGACACCCTGACCCGCTACGTCGTGCTGCCCTCACCCGAGGCGACCGACGCTGTAGTGCTGTGGATCGCCGCCACCCACGCGCAACCCGCATGGGCGCACGCGCCGCGGCTGGTCATCCGCGCACCGGAGAAGCGGTGCGGCAAGTCCCGACTCCTGGACGTGGTTGAGGCGACCTGCCGCAACCCGCTCATCACTGTCAACGCGAGTACGGCCGCGGTGTACCGGTCGATCGGCAGCGACGACCCGCCCACGGTGCTGCTCGATGAGGCTGACACCGTTTTCGGGCCGAAAGCAGGGGAGGCCAACGAAGACCTCCGCGGCCTGCTCAACGCCGGACACCAGCGCAACCGGCCGACCATCCGGTGGGACCACGCCCGGCACCGCATCGAGTCCATCCCCACGTTCGCGATGGCCGCGCTCGCCGGGATCGGCGCCATGCCGGACACCATCGAAGACCGGGCCGTGGTCGTGCGGATGCGCCGCCGGGCACCCGGTGAAACCGTCGCCCCGTACCGGCAGCGCCGCGACGGCCCCGCCCTGCGACACCTCGCCGACAGTCTCGACCAATGGCTACGGCCCAACCTGGCCCGGCTCGAACGCGCCGAGCCGGACATGCCGCTAGAAGATCGGGCCGCGGACACGTGGGAACCGCTCATCGCGGTCGCTGACCTCGCCGGAGACGGGTGGCCCGATCGGGGCCGGCACGCCGCGGAAACCCTGACCGCCGAACGGGACGGCGACAGCGCATCATCCGACCGCATCCAACTACTCACCGACTGCCGCGCCGTGTTCGGTGACCTCGACGCCATCCCTACATCAGTGCTGCTCGAACGGCTCAAAGCCGACCCCGAGGCACCGTGGGTGGACTACAGCGGGACCGGGCTGACCGCGATGCGGCTTGGCACGCTGCTTCGTGAGTACGGCATCGCCTCCCAGAACATCCGATTCGGACCGCCGCACGGGCAGGCCAAGGGCTACCGCCGCGACGACTTCACCGACGCGTGGCACCGTTACTGCCCGGCACCCGGGCCGGTACCCGAGTACACCGCGGCGGTCCGGCACCTCCGGTCGGTGCCCGGCCCGCACCTGCCCGGCCTCGATGAGATGCCCCCGCCC
- a CDS encoding single-stranded DNA-binding protein, protein MAGDTTITVIGNLTDEPELRFTPSGAAVTRFRIASTPRIFDRQSSEWRDGEPLFLSCSVWRQPAENVAESLSRGSRVIVTGRLRQRSYETREGEKRTVIELDVEEVGPSLRYATAQVRKMDRSNSRTATPTRTAGSTGDDPFSVAPTAQHSGFGDDEPPF, encoded by the coding sequence ATGGCTGGCGACACCACGATCACCGTTATCGGCAATCTGACCGACGAGCCTGAGTTGCGTTTCACCCCGTCCGGTGCGGCCGTCACCCGGTTCCGGATCGCGTCTACCCCGCGCATCTTCGACCGGCAAAGCAGCGAATGGCGGGACGGAGAGCCGCTGTTCCTGTCGTGCTCCGTTTGGCGGCAGCCCGCGGAGAACGTGGCCGAGTCGCTTTCCCGCGGGTCGCGGGTCATCGTGACCGGACGCCTGCGGCAGCGCTCCTACGAGACCCGCGAGGGTGAAAAGCGCACCGTCATCGAGCTGGACGTGGAAGAGGTCGGTCCGTCGCTGCGGTACGCCACCGCGCAGGTCCGCAAGATGGACCGCAGTAACAGTCGCACCGCGACGCCGACCCGTACCGCAGGTTCGACCGGCGATGACCCGTTTTCGGTCGCACCGACCGCGCAGCACAGCGGGTTTGGTGACGACGAGCCGCCGTTCTAG
- a CDS encoding deazapurine DNA modification protein DpdA family protein, whose protein sequence is MQGDTVDDYLRCVDLYWSLAGLDLTTAPLVGVGSVCRRQGTAEAGRILAALHTCGVRRLHGFGFKTLGLIAHGHLLTSADSLAWSDTARKLRRPALPECVRAGRHRNCANCLNYALRWRAELLAAARTARHQPAA, encoded by the coding sequence GTGCAAGGCGACACCGTAGACGACTACCTACGGTGCGTAGATCTCTACTGGTCACTGGCCGGCCTCGACCTCACCACGGCGCCGCTGGTGGGCGTGGGGTCGGTCTGCCGCCGGCAGGGCACCGCCGAAGCCGGGCGCATACTGGCCGCCCTGCACACCTGCGGTGTGCGGCGGCTGCACGGGTTCGGGTTCAAGACCCTCGGTCTGATCGCCCACGGCCATTTGCTGACCTCGGCGGATTCCCTGGCCTGGTCAGACACCGCCCGCAAACTTCGCCGTCCCGCCCTGCCCGAATGCGTCCGGGCCGGGCGGCACCGCAACTGCGCTAACTGCCTGAACTACGCCCTGCGTTGGCGGGCCGAACTTCTCGCAGCTGCGCGAACCGCACGGCACCAACCAGCCGCATAA
- a CDS encoding deazapurine DNA modification protein DpdA family protein: protein MAGDTTSTPPLFLLGTHQPGWLARVGLPLFVADPRLRVYKTLPRAAAPWALDSGGFSELQKYGRWTVTPRQYIARVRRYRDEVGRLLWAAPQDWMCEADVINGGRVGPVVFAGTGLSVGEHQRRTVLNYAQLRDLAPTCHSFRSCKATP from the coding sequence ATGGCTGGCGACACCACGAGTACGCCGCCGTTGTTCCTGCTCGGCACCCATCAGCCGGGCTGGCTGGCCAGGGTCGGCCTGCCGCTATTCGTCGCCGACCCGCGGCTACGCGTCTATAAGACGCTGCCTCGCGCAGCTGCGCCGTGGGCGCTGGACTCCGGTGGTTTCAGCGAGCTACAGAAGTACGGCCGATGGACCGTCACCCCACGCCAGTACATCGCGCGGGTGCGCCGCTACCGCGATGAAGTCGGCCGGCTGCTGTGGGCCGCGCCGCAGGACTGGATGTGCGAGGCCGACGTTATCAACGGCGGGCGGGTCGGACCGGTCGTGTTCGCCGGCACTGGCCTGTCCGTGGGCGAGCATCAGCGGCGCACGGTGCTCAACTACGCGCAACTGCGCGACCTCGCCCCGACCTGCCATTCATTCCGGTCGTGCAAGGCGACACCGTAG
- a CDS encoding zinc finger-like domain-containing protein, translating into MPILAATATPTPSMIMILLLATAVVTLGYAVTCWLWPFKRCRRCHGTGRRRGPILRMYRLCRRCHGDGLRLRIGRRIGNHLRELHRNAR; encoded by the coding sequence GTGCCCATCCTCGCCGCAACCGCAACCCCCACCCCATCCATGATCATGATTCTTTTGCTGGCCACGGCCGTTGTCACGCTCGGTTACGCGGTGACGTGTTGGCTGTGGCCGTTCAAACGCTGCCGCCGCTGCCACGGCACCGGTCGCAGGCGAGGTCCCATCCTGCGCATGTACCGGCTGTGCCGACGCTGCCACGGCGACGGGCTACGCCTGCGCATCGGACGCCGGATCGGCAACCACCTGCGCGAGCTACACCGGAACGCCCGATGA
- a CDS encoding cell division protein FtsK — protein sequence MTSPNDDRDRFDWRAAEADLAADADVVDLDAARLRRSPGAADGGQGSHFDLPLDEQPSPGGVLVDPPVSKSSRQAPIVPTWLSGWHNLRHAAKHAAKVTGYRAGFHALRSPWYAVQAGFWATVGVFRLSGRLLRWWWVLEQHSLRQHAADANDPQMWLKLHREAKSTRAWRAFVLIAAAVTVLCGGPLAYALAPWWTVVIVVVAAVAGLAHIGRPADRPIITPATVAGRFRRINPDIVLRAYYAAGLGHPDKPHQRVEFGSTMARDASGTGSQVSIDLPYGKTFDDAVKARGAIASGLDVAISQVFITRDPTSHRRHTLWVADKDPLAQGAGRTPLLKCKPTDIWQPAPFGLDERGNKVSIELMWSSILIGAQPRQGKTFAARLLALYAALDPYVKLTVLDGGGKPDWRKFALVADRCAFGLAMTRDGDPAEIVLEALREIKADVQDRYERLSKLPVDVCPEGKLTRAIARDPKYRMPVRMVVLDEFQEYFDLGEISKEIAALFVYLVKVAPAAGVMFVDATQRPSGIGAGQVAQQFISFRDNHQVRFSLRTGSWQVSDLVLGSGAYSEGFDSSTLLPSYKGVGILRGASDATPTVRTYLADADDAEKILIAARKLREVAGTLTGMAAGEDIARASRDVLADVRAMFETGERGMQWEDLADRLAGRLPEHYADITAESISAQVRAFGVRSVDVKRSGKALKGAKVEDIDTAIARRQTG from the coding sequence GTGACCAGCCCAAACGATGACCGTGACCGGTTTGACTGGCGGGCGGCTGAGGCTGACCTCGCTGCCGACGCCGACGTGGTAGACCTCGACGCCGCACGCTTGCGCCGCAGTCCCGGTGCTGCCGATGGTGGGCAGGGCAGCCACTTTGACCTGCCGTTGGATGAGCAGCCGTCGCCGGGTGGGGTGCTGGTTGACCCGCCGGTCAGTAAGAGCAGCCGGCAGGCACCGATCGTGCCGACCTGGTTGAGCGGCTGGCACAACCTGCGCCACGCCGCCAAGCACGCGGCGAAGGTGACTGGCTACCGGGCCGGTTTCCACGCGCTGCGTTCACCGTGGTACGCGGTTCAGGCTGGCTTTTGGGCCACGGTGGGCGTGTTTCGGCTGTCCGGGCGGCTGCTGCGCTGGTGGTGGGTCCTGGAACAGCACAGCCTGCGCCAGCACGCCGCGGACGCCAATGACCCGCAGATGTGGCTCAAGCTGCACCGGGAGGCCAAGTCCACCCGGGCGTGGCGGGCGTTCGTGCTCATCGCCGCCGCGGTCACGGTGCTGTGCGGTGGCCCGCTTGCTTACGCGCTCGCTCCATGGTGGACCGTCGTAATCGTTGTAGTAGCCGCGGTTGCTGGGCTTGCCCACATTGGACGCCCGGCGGATCGGCCGATCATCACCCCGGCGACGGTGGCGGGCAGGTTCCGGCGGATCAACCCGGACATCGTGCTGCGCGCCTACTACGCTGCCGGTCTAGGGCATCCGGACAAGCCGCATCAGCGAGTGGAGTTCGGCTCGACCATGGCGCGGGACGCGTCGGGTACCGGTTCGCAGGTGTCGATCGACCTGCCGTATGGCAAGACGTTCGATGACGCGGTGAAGGCCCGCGGCGCCATCGCGTCCGGTCTGGATGTGGCTATCTCGCAGGTGTTCATCACCCGCGACCCCACCAGCCACCGCCGGCACACGCTGTGGGTCGCCGACAAGGACCCCCTTGCGCAGGGTGCCGGGCGCACGCCGCTGCTGAAGTGCAAGCCGACCGACATCTGGCAGCCGGCCCCGTTCGGGCTGGATGAGCGCGGCAACAAGGTCTCGATAGAGCTGATGTGGAGTTCGATCCTGATCGGTGCGCAGCCGCGGCAGGGCAAGACGTTCGCCGCGCGCCTGTTGGCGCTGTACGCCGCGCTCGATCCGTATGTCAAGCTCACCGTGCTCGACGGTGGCGGCAAGCCGGACTGGCGCAAGTTCGCGCTGGTGGCTGACCGGTGCGCGTTCGGTCTGGCGATGACCCGCGACGGCGATCCAGCCGAGATCGTGTTGGAAGCGTTGCGGGAGATCAAAGCCGACGTGCAAGACCGGTATGAGCGGCTGTCGAAACTGCCGGTGGACGTGTGCCCGGAAGGGAAGCTGACCAGGGCAATCGCCCGGGACCCGAAGTACCGGATGCCGGTGCGGATGGTCGTGCTGGACGAGTTCCAGGAGTACTTCGACCTCGGCGAGATCTCCAAAGAGATCGCCGCGCTGTTCGTGTACCTGGTCAAGGTGGCACCCGCCGCGGGCGTGATGTTCGTGGACGCCACCCAACGGCCCAGCGGCATCGGCGCCGGGCAGGTCGCGCAGCAGTTCATCAGCTTCCGCGACAACCACCAGGTCAGGTTCAGCCTGCGTACCGGCTCCTGGCAGGTCTCCGACCTGGTGCTGGGATCCGGCGCCTACAGCGAGGGTTTCGACTCCTCAACCCTGCTGCCCTCCTACAAGGGCGTGGGCATCCTGCGCGGCGCGTCCGACGCCACCCCGACCGTCCGTACGTACCTCGCGGACGCCGACGACGCGGAAAAGATCCTCATCGCGGCGCGCAAGCTCCGCGAAGTCGCCGGCACGCTGACCGGCATGGCCGCAGGCGAGGACATCGCCCGCGCGTCCCGTGACGTGCTGGCCGACGTACGCGCCATGTTCGAGACCGGCGAGCGCGGCATGCAGTGGGAAGACCTCGCCGACCGGCTAGCCGGCAGGCTGCCCGAGCACTACGCCGACATCACCGCCGAGTCCATCTCCGCGCAGGTCCGCGCGTTCGGTGTACGCAGCGTAGATGTCAAGCGGTCCGGCAAGGCGCTCAAAGGCGCCAAGGTCGAGGACATCGACACCGCCATCGCCCGCCGGCAGACCGGCTGA